From Coriobacteriaceae bacterium, a single genomic window includes:
- a CDS encoding CBS domain-containing protein, translating to MNYLSEMLKLPVLDVDGEKLGVVNDFGIATGEVFPHVTSLAFRGPGKTPFMISWRKWVDRIDETGVYLNTSATNIRFSYLQPTELLLARDVLNKQIVDTQGMKVVRVNDIKFSMSGENQLRLLGAEVGARGLLRAISPALEHVVEGFMKHLGKPLSEDIIAWSYMDLLDRSTKNIQLSVSHKTLGELHPADIADIIEQLDPRLRAQVFAQLDTAQAAEAISEFDDDELMTEMLEGLSDTDASSMLAMMDPDDAADLIDELSYEKAEKLLRLMGVKEEKAIRNLLGYEDNTAGRIMTSEFVALPATATVGDAIEAIRKLDEDFESVYYVYTEDPSGMLTGVLSLRTLIVADRDATLGQLAYRDLVYVSPDEDQEDVTDEMTKYDLVAIPVCDENRHILGIVTFDDAMDVIAEEHQEDLQIAGIGSGDSASDDSTNVLSWFVHRQYWVVVWGIASCIMATLLGTALGSAHLVVFPMCAMPLVLLAASRMVSFVKNYFLEYDGHDDEPKPYLGFFFQSTGMGLILSLVTYLCAQLVRTAAFPDASMFEEQLFTGCFNIAAIICLVSNMSAVIYLMVLFWRDEHDLNTSGTAMNVIAVMISCVAYCAAAVLLTVSVMG from the coding sequence TTGAATTATCTGAGTGAGATGCTCAAGTTGCCGGTCTTGGACGTCGATGGCGAAAAGCTCGGCGTAGTGAACGATTTTGGCATTGCCACCGGCGAAGTTTTTCCGCACGTGACGTCGCTCGCGTTCCGCGGTCCCGGCAAGACACCGTTTATGATCAGCTGGCGCAAATGGGTCGACCGCATCGACGAGACGGGCGTGTACCTCAATACATCTGCGACCAATATTCGCTTTTCGTATCTGCAGCCGACCGAGCTGCTGCTTGCGCGCGACGTGCTCAACAAGCAGATCGTCGACACGCAGGGCATGAAGGTCGTGCGCGTAAACGACATCAAGTTTTCCATGTCGGGCGAAAATCAGCTGCGCCTGCTGGGTGCCGAGGTGGGCGCTCGCGGCCTGCTGCGCGCGATTAGCCCCGCGCTCGAGCATGTCGTCGAGGGCTTTATGAAGCACCTGGGCAAGCCGCTCAGCGAGGACATCATCGCCTGGTCCTACATGGACCTGCTCGACCGCTCGACCAAGAACATCCAGCTCTCGGTGTCGCACAAGACGCTTGGCGAGCTGCACCCCGCCGACATCGCCGATATTATCGAGCAACTCGACCCGCGCCTGCGCGCGCAGGTTTTTGCACAGCTCGATACCGCCCAGGCAGCCGAGGCAATCTCGGAGTTCGATGACGACGAGCTCATGACCGAGATGCTTGAGGGCCTGTCCGATACCGATGCGTCGTCGATGCTGGCCATGATGGACCCGGACGATGCCGCCGACCTGATTGACGAGCTCAGCTACGAGAAGGCCGAGAAGCTTCTGCGCCTGATGGGCGTCAAAGAGGAGAAGGCGATCCGTAACCTGCTGGGCTACGAGGACAACACCGCCGGCCGCATCATGACCTCGGAGTTTGTCGCCCTGCCTGCTACGGCGACGGTCGGTGACGCCATCGAGGCAATCCGTAAACTCGACGAGGACTTCGAGAGCGTTTACTACGTCTATACCGAGGACCCGAGCGGCATGCTGACGGGCGTGCTTTCGCTGCGCACGCTGATCGTGGCCGACCGCGACGCCACGCTGGGCCAGCTTGCCTATCGCGACCTGGTCTATGTGTCGCCCGACGAGGACCAGGAGGACGTGACGGACGAGATGACCAAGTACGACCTGGTCGCCATTCCCGTCTGCGACGAGAACCGTCACATCCTGGGCATCGTGACCTTCGACGACGCTATGGACGTTATCGCCGAGGAGCACCAGGAGGACCTGCAGATCGCCGGCATCGGCTCGGGCGACAGCGCATCGGACGACTCGACGAACGTGCTCAGCTGGTTTGTGCATCGTCAGTACTGGGTTGTCGTGTGGGGCATTGCCTCGTGCATCATGGCAACGCTACTGGGGACGGCGCTTGGCTCCGCGCACCTGGTGGTGTTTCCCATGTGCGCCATGCCGCTCGTGCTGTTGGCAGCCTCGCGCATGGTGTCGTTCGTCAAGAACTACTTCCTCGAGTACGACGGCCACGACGACGAGCCCAAGCCGTACCTGGGATTCTTCTTCCAGAGCACGGGCATGGGCCTGATCCTTTCGCTCGTGACTTACCTGTGCGCGCAACTGGTACGCACCGCCGCGTTCCCCGATGCCTCCATGTTCGAGGAGCAGCTCTTTACCGGATGCTTTAACATTGCGGCTATCATCTGCCTGGTTAGCAACATGAGTGCCGTGATTTACCTGATGGTGCTGTTCTGGCGCGACGAGCACGACCTCAATACGTCGGGTACCGCCATGAACGTCATTGCCGTCATGATTTCGTGCGTGGCGTACTGCGCCGCTGCGGTGCTGCTCACCGTGTCGGTCATGGGATAG
- a CDS encoding Nramp family divalent metal transporter, with protein sequence MGPGLLAALSGNDAGGIATYSSAGASYGYKMLWMLPVMTVLLIVTQETAARCGCVTGKGLASLIRERFGVRKSVLAMAALLIANTAVTISEFAGIASGLALFGVPASISVPLVALLVWMLTMSGSFQRIEKILLLVSCVFVTYIVAAFMAGPNWGEVAVDLVVPNIQNDPNYVSLVVATIGTTIAPWMIFLAQNNVVDKNAGEDDIVLQRIDTVSGSIAADIIAGFIIITTGTVLFPAGIQISDAADAARALEPIAGQWSTVLFASGLVAASFLAACVLPGVTSSAICEAFGWERGADRSWDEAPVYRGIITAIIGISAVLVLMPGVDLFQIMMTSQVINGVLLPVVLVFQVVIAADRHIMGTNRNGRVWNVLTWATIGVITVLTVVMFVLQAMGYSA encoded by the coding sequence ATGGGGCCCGGTCTGCTGGCGGCGCTTTCGGGCAATGACGCCGGCGGCATCGCCACGTATTCCAGCGCGGGCGCCAGCTATGGCTACAAGATGCTCTGGATGCTTCCCGTCATGACCGTGCTGCTTATCGTGACGCAGGAGACCGCGGCACGCTGCGGTTGCGTCACGGGTAAGGGCTTGGCGTCGCTCATCCGCGAACGCTTTGGCGTGCGTAAGAGCGTGCTGGCCATGGCGGCGCTGTTGATCGCCAACACCGCTGTGACCATCTCGGAGTTCGCGGGTATCGCGAGCGGCCTTGCCCTGTTTGGCGTTCCGGCGAGCATCTCGGTGCCGCTCGTGGCGCTGCTGGTGTGGATGCTCACCATGTCGGGCAGTTTCCAGCGCATCGAGAAGATTTTGCTGCTGGTAAGCTGTGTGTTCGTGACCTATATCGTCGCCGCGTTTATGGCTGGTCCCAACTGGGGCGAGGTCGCGGTCGACTTGGTCGTGCCCAACATTCAAAACGACCCCAACTACGTGTCGCTCGTGGTCGCAACAATCGGTACCACCATCGCACCGTGGATGATCTTCCTGGCGCAGAACAACGTGGTCGATAAGAACGCGGGCGAGGACGATATCGTGCTGCAGCGCATCGATACCGTAAGCGGCTCGATTGCCGCCGACATCATCGCCGGCTTCATCATTATCACGACCGGTACGGTGCTGTTCCCGGCGGGTATTCAGATCAGCGATGCCGCTGATGCTGCCCGTGCGCTGGAGCCCATCGCTGGTCAGTGGTCTACGGTGCTGTTTGCCTCTGGTTTGGTTGCGGCGAGCTTTTTGGCTGCGTGCGTGCTGCCGGGTGTTACGTCCAGCGCCATCTGCGAGGCATTTGGCTGGGAGCGCGGTGCCGACCGCAGCTGGGACGAGGCCCCGGTCTATCGCGGCATCATTACGGCCATCATCGGTATCTCTGCCGTGCTGGTGCTTATGCCCGGCGTCGATCTGTTCCAGATTATGATGACCTCGCAGGTCATCAATGGCGTGCTGCTGCCCGTGGTTCTGGTGTTCCAGGTGGTTATTGCCGCCGACCGTCACATTATGGGCACTAACCGCAACGGCCGCGTGTGGAATGTGCTCACTTGGGCGACTATCGGTGTGATTACGGTGCTGACGGTCGTCATGTTTGTTCTGCAGGCGATGGGTTACAGCGCTTAG
- a CDS encoding acetyltransferase, protein MEQFPQSSSRGPRRAPDNQAPHERPRTERRAGDPRRTPSPHRAPANKADHASAAAADQTPTRPKSRYIPALDGLRTLAVVAVVLYHLNLTWAQGGLLGVTIFFVLSGYLITRLLLNEVAKTGRIDLKSFWIRRIRRLFPAVVTVVVVTCALCTIFNHVMLTKMRPDILPSLLFFNNWWQIAQDVSYFNALGDPSPLTHFWSLAIEEQFYLIWPPLLFAMVSMHVSKPNTRRVVLGLAAVSAIAMMALYNPAADPSRVYYGTDTRVFSLLLGAWMAFIPDRDLAPVCLAHRLGLNRLAGAAKHGKNAEGKPGEKADNAAETVPAQPSALVRFWSSPASIDVLGVVGLVGLAAMVALTNGYTAFQYRGGTLLCSILTLMVIAACVQPQGMVARALSAEPLVWVGKRSYSIYLWHYPLLLLMNPVANINDTPWWQYILQVLLVVAVAECSYRFIETPFRKGAFGRTVSEFRDGATTPANWVRAHVPVCAACAVVLVVALGGLVFVPETSALSGEGAEVLNKEAKNTAPTDQQAADDTDKDNDGFPDGSYDLLMIGDSVSLRAVDSFDGVFPHSHIDAEKGRQFDAGRATFEGYLQQNLAGKIVVFALGTNGLVTDDQIDAIMTDAGDKRIVVFVNTRSPQPWVGSTNQAIANAATRYKNVRVIDWYGYSANRNDLFDGDGTHLSTTGVTEYLSLIHDAVKKDLPVHPEDHVNDPQPAAVKSATDALVNALALKPHKLGTDK, encoded by the coding sequence ATGGAACAATTCCCGCAATCGAGCTCACGCGGCCCGCGCCGCGCGCCCGATAACCAGGCGCCGCACGAACGCCCGCGCACTGAACGCCGCGCAGGCGACCCGCGACGCACCCCGAGCCCCCATCGAGCACCCGCCAACAAAGCGGACCACGCCAGCGCCGCCGCCGCGGACCAGACGCCCACTCGTCCCAAATCTCGTTACATTCCCGCCCTCGACGGCCTGCGCACGCTCGCCGTTGTCGCGGTGGTGCTCTATCACCTCAATCTTACGTGGGCTCAGGGCGGCCTGCTCGGCGTCACGATCTTCTTTGTGCTTTCGGGCTATCTAATCACGCGCCTGCTGCTCAACGAAGTCGCCAAGACCGGGCGCATCGACCTCAAGAGCTTCTGGATTCGCCGCATCCGCCGCCTGTTCCCCGCCGTAGTGACCGTCGTGGTAGTGACATGCGCGCTGTGCACGATCTTTAACCACGTGATGCTCACCAAGATGCGTCCCGACATCCTGCCGTCGCTGCTGTTCTTTAACAACTGGTGGCAAATTGCGCAGGACGTCTCGTACTTCAACGCCCTGGGCGACCCCTCGCCGCTCACGCACTTTTGGTCGCTCGCCATCGAGGAGCAGTTCTACCTCATCTGGCCGCCGCTACTGTTTGCCATGGTGTCCATGCACGTGAGCAAGCCCAACACGCGCCGCGTGGTTCTGGGCTTGGCTGCGGTTTCCGCCATTGCCATGATGGCGCTCTACAACCCTGCCGCCGACCCCAGCCGCGTGTACTACGGCACCGACACCCGCGTCTTCTCGCTGCTGCTGGGCGCCTGGATGGCCTTTATCCCCGATCGCGATCTGGCGCCGGTGTGTCTCGCTCATCGTTTGGGGCTCAATCGCCTGGCTGGCGCCGCTAAGCACGGCAAGAACGCCGAGGGCAAGCCTGGCGAGAAGGCCGACAACGCAGCCGAGACCGTCCCGGCACAGCCGAGCGCCCTCGTGCGCTTTTGGTCCTCGCCCGCATCCATCGATGTGCTGGGCGTCGTGGGTCTGGTTGGCCTTGCCGCCATGGTCGCGCTCACCAACGGCTACACCGCGTTCCAGTATCGCGGCGGCACGCTGCTATGCTCCATCCTCACGCTCATGGTCATCGCGGCCTGCGTGCAGCCCCAGGGAATGGTTGCCCGCGCACTGTCCGCCGAGCCGCTCGTGTGGGTTGGCAAGCGCTCGTACAGCATCTACCTGTGGCACTATCCGCTACTGTTGCTCATGAACCCGGTCGCCAACATCAACGATACGCCGTGGTGGCAGTACATTTTGCAGGTGTTGTTGGTGGTCGCCGTAGCCGAATGTTCATATCGCTTTATCGAGACGCCGTTTAGAAAGGGCGCCTTTGGGCGCACCGTATCCGAGTTTCGCGACGGCGCCACCACGCCCGCCAACTGGGTACGCGCGCACGTCCCTGTCTGCGCAGCCTGCGCTGTCGTGTTGGTCGTTGCACTGGGCGGCCTGGTCTTTGTGCCCGAGACGTCTGCACTGAGCGGTGAGGGCGCCGAAGTCCTCAACAAGGAAGCCAAGAACACCGCGCCAACGGACCAACAGGCAGCCGACGACACCGACAAGGACAACGACGGCTTCCCCGATGGCTCCTACGACCTGTTGATGATCGGTGACTCCGTGTCGCTGCGCGCCGTTGATTCCTTTGACGGCGTGTTCCCGCACAGCCATATCGATGCCGAAAAGGGCCGCCAGTTTGATGCGGGCCGCGCGACATTTGAGGGCTATCTCCAACAGAACCTTGCCGGCAAGATCGTGGTCTTTGCACTGGGCACCAACGGCTTGGTAACCGACGACCAGATCGACGCCATCATGACCGATGCAGGAGATAAGCGTATTGTGGTGTTTGTGAACACGCGCAGCCCGCAGCCGTGGGTTGGCTCTACCAACCAGGCCATCGCCAACGCCGCCACGCGCTACAAGAACGTGCGCGTTATCGACTGGTACGGATACAGTGCCAATCGCAACGACCTGTTCGATGGCGATGGCACGCACCTGTCGACCACTGGCGTGACTGAGTACCTCAGCTTGATCCACGATGCAGTCAAGAAGGACCTGCCCGTGCATCCCGAGGATCACGTCAACGATCCGCAGCCGGCGGCCGTCAAGTCTGCCACCGACGCACTCGTCAATGCGCTCGCTCTCAAGCCGCACAAGCTGGGCACCGACAAGTAA
- a CDS encoding ribokinase, translated as MADRGIVAVFGSMNMDLSVACERMPRAGETVGGSGFITNAGGKGANQAVAAARMGARTCMIGAVGRDAFGDALVAGLQDAGVDVEFVARRDDVETGTATIIRCENDNRIVLSPGANHALTGEDVACALRYLVADELDAEICDLAPAAGGVFIAQGECDLMATAAALSCAHRLGFYTVFNPAPACDLPAGAWPAVDLVCPNETECQVLTGILPTDDASCVAALKALLAKGAGAAVITLGGSGSVTLGDDGGLLRMPALSSEVVDTTAAGDTFIGALAAARLQGLPLFECMVAGARASAVTVSRLGAQQSIPTRAEVERKFGLDGLDGEAE; from the coding sequence ATGGCAGATCGCGGCATCGTTGCGGTGTTCGGCAGCATGAACATGGACCTTTCGGTGGCGTGTGAGCGCATGCCGCGTGCGGGCGAGACTGTCGGCGGTAGCGGTTTTATCACCAACGCCGGCGGCAAGGGTGCCAATCAGGCTGTGGCCGCCGCGCGCATGGGCGCGCGCACGTGCATGATCGGCGCCGTCGGGCGCGATGCATTTGGCGACGCACTGGTGGCGGGGCTCCAAGATGCCGGCGTGGACGTTGAGTTCGTGGCGCGTCGCGACGACGTGGAGACTGGCACCGCGACTATCATTCGCTGCGAGAACGACAACCGCATCGTGTTGTCGCCGGGCGCCAACCATGCGCTTACGGGCGAGGACGTTGCCTGCGCGCTGCGCTATCTGGTGGCCGATGAACTCGATGCCGAGATCTGCGACCTCGCCCCGGCAGCCGGCGGCGTCTTTATCGCCCAGGGCGAATGCGACCTGATGGCCACAGCCGCGGCGCTCTCTTGCGCCCACAGGCTGGGGTTCTATACGGTCTTTAATCCGGCGCCCGCCTGCGACTTACCGGCGGGAGCGTGGCCTGCGGTCGACTTGGTTTGTCCCAACGAGACCGAGTGCCAGGTGCTGACGGGCATCTTGCCCACGGATGACGCGAGCTGCGTGGCCGCGCTTAAGGCCTTGCTCGCTAAGGGTGCCGGTGCCGCGGTTATCACACTGGGCGGATCCGGATCGGTTACGCTCGGCGATGATGGAGGGCTGCTACGCATGCCGGCGCTCTCTAGCGAGGTGGTCGACACGACGGCCGCCGGCGATACGTTTATCGGCGCACTTGCAGCGGCTCGGCTGCAGGGCTTGCCCCTTTTTGAGTGCATGGTCGCAGGCGCTCGCGCCTCGGCAGTGACGGTATCGCGCCTGGGTGCTCAGCAATCGATTCCCACGCGCGCCGAAGTTGAACGTAAGTTTGGTTTAGACGGTTTAGACGGAGAAGCGGAGTAG
- a CDS encoding nucleoside hydrolase, which yields MATKKLILDLDMGVDDAMALAYAIASPEVELVGITTCFGNVRVEQSAHNCLAVLDLLGRPEVPVYLGADRPVKATEPYTPPASTTLIHGKNGIGGASVPASPYEPVGAMSADGNAAVDYLIDAARTYGPDLVYVATGPLSNLALALERDAAAMMSIGRVVVMGGALTVPGNVSAGAEANMASDPEAADAVLRSGRKLTMVGLDVTHRVVLTRRDIAGWTGSGTMAGCAFASMVEHYIGSYEMNAPYLGGCALHDPLAVAVAIDPTLVGALGCNLRVDLLGEYRGRTICDEHRLSDPDKSALVALTVDAPRFLSEFKTRMARVLG from the coding sequence ATGGCAACCAAGAAGCTGATCCTTGATCTGGATATGGGTGTGGATGATGCGATGGCGCTTGCCTATGCCATCGCGAGCCCCGAGGTGGAGCTCGTCGGCATCACCACGTGCTTTGGCAACGTGCGCGTCGAGCAGTCGGCGCACAACTGCTTGGCGGTGCTCGACCTGTTGGGTCGTCCCGAGGTGCCGGTGTACCTGGGCGCCGATCGTCCCGTGAAGGCGACCGAACCCTACACGCCGCCGGCGTCCACCACGCTTATCCACGGCAAGAACGGCATCGGCGGCGCAAGCGTGCCCGCCTCGCCGTACGAGCCGGTGGGCGCGATGTCGGCCGATGGCAATGCGGCGGTCGATTACCTGATTGATGCCGCGCGTACCTATGGTCCCGACTTGGTCTATGTGGCGACCGGTCCGCTCTCCAACCTGGCGCTCGCCCTTGAGCGCGACGCGGCGGCGATGATGTCTATCGGCCGCGTGGTGGTGATGGGTGGCGCCCTGACCGTGCCCGGCAACGTGAGCGCCGGTGCCGAGGCCAACATGGCGAGCGACCCCGAGGCCGCTGACGCCGTGCTGCGCTCGGGCCGCAAACTCACCATGGTTGGTCTTGACGTGACGCATCGCGTGGTGCTGACGCGCCGCGACATTGCCGGTTGGACGGGCTCGGGCACCATGGCGGGCTGCGCATTTGCGAGTATGGTCGAGCACTACATTGGCTCGTACGAGATGAACGCCCCTTACCTGGGCGGCTGCGCGCTGCACGATCCGCTTGCCGTTGCCGTGGCGATTGATCCCACGCTCGTGGGCGCACTTGGTTGCAACTTGCGCGTCGACCTGCTCGGCGAGTATCGCGGCCGCACTATCTGCGACGAGCATCGCCTGTCCGACCCCGACAAGAGCGCGCTTGTGGCACTCACCGTGGACGCCCCGCGCTTCCTGTCCGAGTTCAAGACACGTATGGCCCGCGTCCTGGGCTAA
- a CDS encoding LacI family DNA-binding transcriptional regulator, with translation MAKASVREISRITGFSPATVSNALNRKRSVSEETAKVILECAQSLGYQQSTQLESIQFVLARKTGAILDESTFHPAVIEGVERQARRHGMSTSFVSLDFSDLDAVRPQVEGLIADPSAAIVLMGTELGEEDYALFANAAAHLIVLDGWSDRQYFDAVVIANTDSVLRAVDYLIEKGHKQIGYLAGDLRIRNFKDRERGYRQALEDADLEANPAWRVTLGTTLEGAYRDMGAWLDNSSREDLPTAFFAENDVLAVGAMRALNEHGIRVPEDVSIIGFDDLSLGAFSNPPLTTVHVPKHEVGEIAVRRLVGNIRNPKSYTCKTAVSTYFVERQSVREI, from the coding sequence ATGGCCAAAGCAAGTGTCCGCGAAATCAGCCGCATCACCGGTTTTTCGCCTGCGACCGTGTCCAACGCGCTCAACCGCAAGCGCAGCGTGAGCGAGGAGACCGCCAAGGTCATCCTGGAGTGCGCACAGTCGCTCGGCTACCAGCAGTCGACGCAGCTCGAGAGCATCCAGTTTGTGCTTGCGCGCAAGACGGGCGCCATCCTGGACGAGAGCACATTTCACCCCGCGGTTATTGAGGGCGTGGAGCGCCAGGCGCGTCGCCACGGCATGAGCACGAGCTTTGTCTCGCTCGACTTTAGCGACCTGGACGCCGTGCGTCCGCAGGTCGAGGGTCTGATCGCCGACCCGTCTGCCGCCATCGTGCTGATGGGCACCGAGCTGGGTGAGGAGGACTACGCCCTGTTCGCCAACGCTGCCGCCCACCTGATTGTGCTCGATGGCTGGAGCGATCGTCAGTACTTCGATGCCGTAGTTATTGCCAACACCGATTCGGTACTGCGCGCCGTGGACTACCTTATCGAGAAAGGTCACAAGCAAATCGGCTATCTGGCGGGCGACCTTCGCATCCGCAACTTTAAGGACCGCGAGCGCGGCTATCGCCAGGCGCTTGAGGATGCGGACCTCGAGGCCAATCCGGCATGGCGCGTCACGCTGGGCACCACGCTCGAGGGCGCATATCGCGACATGGGCGCGTGGCTCGACAATTCCTCGCGCGAGGATCTGCCAACGGCTTTCTTTGCCGAAAACGACGTGCTCGCCGTGGGTGCCATGCGCGCGCTCAACGAGCACGGTATTCGCGTGCCCGAGGATGTCTCGATCATCGGCTTTGACGATCTGTCTTTGGGCGCCTTTTCCAACCCGCCGCTCACCACGGTGCACGTTCCCAAGCACGAGGTGGGCGAGATCGCGGTGCGCCGCCTGGTGGGCAACATCCGCAATCCCAAGAGCTATACCTGCAAGACGGCCGTATCGACCTATTTTGTCGAGCGCCAAAGCGTGCGCGAGATCTAG
- a CDS encoding LacI family transcriptional regulator — MAVTAKQIADQLGISAAAVSLALNNRRGVSEKTRQLVLSTAEALGYDFSKIKFERQRSGTVALVAFNRRRIFASPFFADMLAGVEGALRHAGFSFSLVNYSPFENIHQQIADIAEARYDGVIILATEMYESDFLPFASLDCPLLLLDSCMSVGVDTVKIDNAASMTLAVQYLYSKYGSVPGLLTTPITLGNFTERRFAYEHAIGQLAGSEKCGIIHELAVDLDEAYSGMLDIIDSGESLAQSYVAVFDDVAIGAMKAFIERGYRVPDDVRIVGFDNNIGGTYVQPQLTTLNVPSQYMGAIAARRLVEIIDEAEHHPLKIELGASLIKRRSA; from the coding sequence ATGGCCGTTACTGCAAAACAAATTGCTGATCAGCTGGGAATCTCGGCAGCGGCCGTCTCCCTTGCACTTAACAATCGACGCGGCGTAAGCGAAAAAACACGGCAGTTGGTGCTCAGCACCGCTGAAGCCCTAGGTTACGACTTTAGCAAGATTAAGTTCGAGCGACAAAGAAGCGGAACCGTTGCCTTGGTTGCCTTTAACCGGCGCCGCATCTTTGCGAGCCCCTTTTTCGCCGACATGCTCGCCGGAGTCGAGGGCGCCCTTAGGCATGCGGGATTCTCGTTTTCGCTGGTGAACTACTCGCCATTCGAAAACATTCACCAACAGATCGCCGACATCGCCGAGGCACGATATGACGGCGTCATCATCCTCGCAACCGAGATGTACGAGTCGGATTTTTTGCCGTTTGCATCGCTGGACTGCCCTCTGCTGCTGCTGGACTCATGCATGAGCGTTGGGGTCGACACGGTCAAGATCGACAACGCTGCCAGTATGACACTTGCCGTACAGTACCTGTATTCGAAGTATGGATCGGTCCCCGGCCTGTTAACGACGCCCATTACCTTGGGCAACTTCACCGAACGACGCTTCGCCTACGAGCACGCCATCGGTCAGCTAGCCGGGTCGGAAAAATGCGGCATCATCCACGAGCTCGCCGTCGATCTAGACGAGGCCTACTCGGGCATGCTCGACATTATTGATTCGGGCGAGTCCCTTGCCCAAAGCTACGTCGCCGTCTTTGACGATGTGGCTATTGGAGCCATGAAAGCCTTCATCGAGCGCGGCTATCGCGTGCCCGATGACGTACGCATTGTCGGCTTCGACAACAACATCGGCGGCACCTACGTGCAGCCGCAGCTGACCACGCTCAACGTTCCTTCGCAGTATATGGGCGCCATCGCCGCACGACGCCTCGTCGAGATCATCGACGAGGCCGAGCACCACCCGCTCAAAATCGAGCTGGGGGCATCGCTTATCAAACGCCGTTCTGCCTAG
- a CDS encoding alpha/beta hydrolase domain-containing protein codes for MIGSISEMPITDESYPFSSAERYCHLSAEGYAEREYRIDGTANVYRTVDEDGGVEVMTADAPYSNRIVVRAPKDLSQASGNVVVEIINPTSFMEIEHMWILGHGEFVRSGDIYVGITSKPNTIAKLKEFNPDRYAFMSWANPTPERPFDYDPAELERGGALPDMDISYETGLFWDMLTDLAWLLREDSDPNPIRDYPHQAICLTGWSQSGAYLFRYLNSFAYREEVRRDGRVFDGYLSGGGIHSLCTPVNQYECCRDYAHHLMRVEHVEEPFIALQTESENGRFESWRTLMPDSDAPDFKYRLYEVTGASHDTQWSYVDYYQDDEDLKRIDHLPVYVGKHAEANAYPSQYLFHAAFRNLFRWVRTGAAPATCPHIELDANGENVKDALGNTKGGLRTCLLEHPFARYSNTSLVEPGQGTVDKTSDKDGLFGHMESFSASMLKELYGSLENYRALCERDTAIEVSQGFVCAEDARAIVDFAVRSASERGLN; via the coding sequence ATGATCGGCAGTATTTCCGAAATGCCTATTACGGATGAGAGCTATCCGTTTTCGAGTGCGGAGCGCTACTGTCATCTAAGCGCGGAGGGCTACGCCGAGCGCGAGTATCGCATCGACGGTACCGCCAACGTGTACCGCACGGTCGATGAAGATGGCGGCGTCGAAGTCATGACGGCCGATGCCCCGTACTCCAACCGCATCGTCGTGCGCGCTCCCAAGGACCTGTCCCAAGCGAGCGGCAATGTGGTCGTCGAGATCATCAACCCCACGTCGTTTATGGAAATCGAGCACATGTGGATTCTGGGTCACGGTGAGTTTGTGCGCTCCGGCGATATCTATGTGGGCATTACCAGCAAGCCCAACACCATCGCCAAGCTCAAGGAGTTCAACCCCGACCGCTATGCCTTTATGAGTTGGGCGAACCCGACTCCCGAGCGACCCTTCGACTATGATCCGGCCGAGCTCGAGCGCGGCGGCGCACTTCCCGACATGGACATCTCCTACGAGACGGGTCTGTTTTGGGATATGCTGACCGATCTTGCGTGGCTCCTGCGCGAGGACTCCGACCCCAACCCGATCCGCGATTATCCGCACCAGGCGATCTGCCTTACGGGATGGTCCCAGTCAGGCGCCTATCTGTTCCGCTACCTCAACAGCTTTGCCTATCGCGAGGAGGTGCGCCGCGACGGCCGCGTGTTTGACGGCTATCTGTCCGGCGGCGGCATCCATTCGCTGTGCACTCCCGTCAACCAGTATGAGTGCTGCCGGGACTATGCGCATCACCTGATGCGCGTGGAGCACGTCGAGGAGCCGTTCATCGCCCTTCAGACCGAAAGCGAGAACGGTCGCTTTGAGAGTTGGCGCACGCTTATGCCCGATAGCGATGCCCCCGATTTTAAGTACCGGCTGTACGAGGTGACGGGCGCCTCCCACGATACGCAGTGGAGCTATGTCGACTATTACCAGGACGACGAGGATCTTAAGCGTATCGACCACCTGCCGGTGTATGTCGGCAAGCATGCCGAGGCAAACGCCTATCCGTCGCAGTATCTCTTCCACGCTGCCTTCCGCAACCTGTTCCGTTGGGTCCGCACCGGCGCCGCGCCGGCAACGTGCCCGCACATTGAGCTGGATGCAAACGGCGAGAACGTAAAGGATGCCCTGGGCAACACCAAGGGCGGTCTTCGCACCTGCCTGCTCGAGCATCCGTTTGCCCGTTACTCCAACACGAGCCTGGTCGAGCCGGGTCAGGGCACGGTCGATAAGACGAGCGACAAGGATGGGCTGTTTGGCCACATGGAGTCGTTCTCGGCATCGATGCTCAAGGAGCTGTACGGATCGCTCGAAAACTACCGCGCCCTGTGCGAGCGCGATACGGCGATTGAGGTGTCGCAAGGCTTTGTCTGTGCCGAAGACGCCCGGGCGATCGTTGACTTTGCCGTGAGGTCCGCGAGCGAGCGGGGACTGAACTAG